In Bacteriovorax stolpii, a single genomic region encodes these proteins:
- the truA gene encoding tRNA pseudouridine(38-40) synthase TruA — protein sequence MNIYKITVQYKGTNYLGFQVQPSGKTIQGEINSALRTLSKSDEIKSVGSGRTDSGVHAFGQVVRIEIPVDIPVASLPKAMNSNLPEDIRVVAAEAVTEHFHPIFSAKSKEYNYVFATEENISPFARELVTYFPFQLNIEAMKKGCQIFCGEHDFVNFQCVGTEVESTVRKIISCELVRLESTGHWGHLVGEYYVLKVTGTGFLKQMVRLMMGALVSLGRGKITLEDLEKSLKTPLPNRLGATAPPQGLYLKEVHY from the coding sequence TTGAATATTTATAAGATCACTGTTCAATATAAAGGCACGAACTATCTAGGGTTCCAAGTTCAGCCTTCGGGAAAGACCATTCAGGGAGAAATCAATTCTGCTTTGAGGACTCTTTCTAAGTCAGATGAAATTAAATCGGTGGGTTCAGGAAGGACAGATTCGGGTGTGCATGCTTTTGGACAAGTTGTGCGCATTGAAATCCCTGTTGATATTCCTGTGGCCAGTCTTCCAAAAGCGATGAATTCCAATCTTCCAGAAGACATCCGAGTGGTCGCGGCCGAAGCAGTGACTGAGCATTTTCATCCGATCTTTAGTGCTAAATCAAAAGAATATAATTATGTTTTTGCGACTGAAGAAAATATCTCTCCGTTTGCCAGAGAGCTTGTGACCTATTTTCCATTTCAGCTGAATATTGAGGCCATGAAAAAAGGCTGCCAAATTTTTTGCGGCGAGCATGATTTTGTGAATTTCCAGTGTGTAGGGACTGAAGTTGAGAGCACTGTGCGTAAAATTATCTCGTGTGAACTTGTGCGCTTAGAGTCAACCGGGCATTGGGGCCACTTGGTCGGCGAGTATTATGTCTTAAAAGTGACCGGAACTGGCTTTCTTAAGCAGATGGTGCGCCTGATGATGGGAGCACTTGTCAGTCTTGGCAGAGGGAAAATCACCCTGGAAGATCTTGAAAAATCACTCAAAACGCCTTTGCCTAATCGCCTTGGAGCGACAGCTCCGCCACAAGGTCTTTACCTTAAAGAAGTGCACTATTAG
- the tig gene encoding trigger factor — MSYTVKSVNGCTKKLEFNFATLDLSKEIKAAVVRKQATTNIKGFRKGKAPLSMVEQVYGPQIESDALNQFVQSQLFEAVNKEKLKTVGYPAFENVKYDAGKSVSFDAVVEIFPEIKLADYSSYSFKKDSVEVSNEDMEKLTKNYLGSKAEMTEVTDAKHALKKGDFAVFNFEGVKADGSRPENMKGSEYLLEIGSGQFIPGFEDGMIGLKKGDKKDINLTFPADYHATELQNAKVKFEVELLEIKEKKYPTLNDELAKEFGYESVADFNEKNKKNLVAQKERQALEKLHQEILEKLVKENKFDVPATLVQNQEKYLQEDLAKNLKAQGFNDDMVGEYFERWKGDINTKADFQVRSGLVLDHLAQEFKIETSEADFNKKLEESAAQAGIDLETVKKYYAGNAQIKNNLMYAIREEKTFDALKKKLKIA; from the coding sequence ATGTCTTACACAGTGAAAAGCGTCAATGGATGCACAAAAAAACTTGAGTTCAATTTCGCAACTCTAGACCTATCAAAAGAAATTAAGGCCGCAGTTGTTAGAAAACAAGCGACAACAAACATTAAAGGATTCAGAAAAGGTAAAGCTCCACTTTCAATGGTAGAGCAAGTATACGGACCACAAATCGAATCAGATGCACTAAACCAATTCGTGCAATCTCAACTTTTCGAAGCTGTTAACAAAGAAAAACTAAAAACTGTTGGTTACCCAGCATTCGAAAACGTAAAGTACGATGCAGGTAAATCAGTTTCTTTCGACGCTGTAGTTGAAATCTTCCCGGAAATTAAACTTGCCGATTACTCTTCATACTCTTTCAAAAAAGACAGTGTTGAAGTGTCTAACGAAGACATGGAAAAACTAACAAAGAACTACCTTGGTTCAAAAGCAGAAATGACTGAAGTAACAGATGCTAAGCATGCTCTTAAGAAAGGTGACTTCGCAGTATTTAACTTCGAAGGTGTTAAAGCTGACGGATCAAGACCAGAAAACATGAAAGGTTCAGAATACCTTCTTGAAATCGGTTCAGGGCAATTCATCCCAGGATTCGAAGACGGAATGATCGGACTTAAGAAAGGTGATAAAAAAGACATCAACCTTACTTTCCCAGCTGATTACCACGCAACTGAGCTTCAAAACGCAAAAGTAAAATTCGAAGTTGAGCTTCTTGAAATCAAAGAAAAGAAATACCCAACTCTTAACGATGAACTAGCAAAAGAATTCGGATATGAGTCTGTTGCTGATTTCAACGAAAAAAACAAGAAGAACCTAGTAGCTCAAAAAGAAAGACAAGCTCTAGAAAAACTTCACCAAGAAATCCTGGAAAAACTTGTTAAAGAAAACAAGTTCGATGTTCCAGCAACTCTTGTTCAAAACCAAGAAAAATACCTTCAAGAAGATCTAGCTAAGAACCTTAAGGCCCAAGGCTTTAACGACGATATGGTAGGTGAGTACTTCGAAAGATGGAAAGGCGATATCAACACTAAAGCTGATTTCCAGGTAAGATCAGGACTTGTTCTAGATCACCTAGCTCAAGAGTTTAAGATTGAAACTTCTGAAGCTGACTTCAACAAGAAACTTGAAGAAAGTGCTGCTCAAGCAGGAATCGATCTAGAGACAGTAAAGAAATACTACGCAGGAAATGCACAAATTAAGAACAACTTAATGTACGCTATCCGCGAAGAGAAGACATTTGATGCTCTTAAGAAAAAACTTAAGATCGCATAG
- a CDS encoding valine--tRNA ligase, giving the protein MTTNTTELATTYSPADVETKWYKTWEDGKYFKPKKGKANKPFCIIVPPPNVTGKLHAGHALDITTQDSLIRFKRMKGFETLLLPGLDHAGISTQSVVEKMVFEQEKKTRRDFSREEFVKKIWAWKEEYGNHILNQQRAMGTSCDWDYLTFTLDPIPNKAVKKFFVDMYNQKMIYQSDYIVNWDPMLQSAVSDAEVEHKDVQGNFFHIKYAIKGSEDFLEVATTRPETLFGDTAVAVNPNDERFKHLIGKTAIVPLCNREVPIIGDEHVDLEKGTGCLKVTPGHDFNDFEIGKRHNLPIINILNKDGTMNEEGLEFKGLAAKVARNVVSKKLEELGLLLDKKPHMHPVGHGERSGVPIEPMISKQWFVNVTDMSRRAVEAVENGNMKFYPKEWENTYYSWLRNPKDWCISRQLWWGHQIPVFYCDNNHQWASEHDETECPTCKSKNVHQDPDVLDTWFSSGLWPMSTLGWPDPKAMEEKKFSTFFPTSVLITGYDIIFFWVARMMMMSLQTQNQVPFKDTYIHAIVRDKLGRKMSKSLGNGIDPFDMIAQYGTDAFRFTLAAGSGYNRNINLDPDRIGGYRNFINKVWNAFRFIYPHLQTGSAKINDMSKLDHHERWILAELNTTAKLMNESMEVYRYDDASAAIYSFVYDKYCSWFIELSKNILNGSDETAKARRVSVLKFAFRKILALMHPLTPFITEELWSYLKEANEDLLIAQEYPEYDAALEFKEDQDQMNKFVEVTTAIRNLRASVNIKPKDEVNVELFTDNQDLITYFRNNFINFQELARVKDLKVGNKELNRPNKSIVNVLTHTEIFLPLDGVIDLTEQISRLEKELTKTKADYAKYEAKMKNENFMKNAPENVRAEVIQNERELGEKIASLMENIAQFKS; this is encoded by the coding sequence ATGACAACAAATACAACAGAATTAGCAACAACCTACTCTCCCGCAGACGTTGAAACCAAATGGTACAAAACGTGGGAAGATGGAAAATACTTTAAACCTAAAAAAGGAAAGGCCAACAAGCCTTTCTGTATTATCGTTCCACCACCAAACGTAACTGGTAAACTTCACGCTGGTCACGCTCTGGATATTACAACTCAGGACTCTTTAATCCGTTTTAAAAGAATGAAAGGTTTTGAAACTCTTCTTCTTCCAGGATTAGACCACGCCGGGATCTCAACTCAATCGGTAGTTGAAAAAATGGTTTTTGAACAAGAAAAGAAAACCCGCCGCGATTTCTCGCGCGAAGAATTTGTTAAGAAAATCTGGGCATGGAAAGAAGAGTACGGAAACCATATCCTTAACCAACAAAGAGCGATGGGAACAAGCTGTGACTGGGATTACCTGACGTTCACACTTGATCCGATTCCAAATAAAGCAGTAAAGAAATTCTTCGTGGATATGTACAACCAGAAGATGATTTATCAATCTGACTACATCGTTAACTGGGACCCGATGCTGCAATCAGCGGTTTCTGATGCCGAAGTAGAACACAAAGATGTTCAAGGGAACTTCTTCCATATTAAGTACGCCATCAAAGGCTCAGAGGACTTCTTAGAAGTTGCAACAACAAGACCAGAAACTCTTTTTGGCGATACTGCTGTTGCTGTTAATCCAAATGATGAGCGCTTTAAACACCTCATTGGTAAAACAGCGATCGTTCCACTATGTAACCGCGAAGTTCCAATCATTGGCGATGAGCACGTTGATTTAGAAAAAGGAACTGGATGCTTAAAAGTAACTCCAGGTCACGACTTCAACGACTTTGAAATCGGAAAACGCCACAACCTTCCAATCATCAACATCTTAAACAAAGACGGAACGATGAATGAAGAAGGCCTGGAATTTAAAGGCCTGGCAGCAAAAGTTGCTCGCAACGTTGTTTCTAAAAAACTAGAAGAGCTTGGGCTTTTATTAGATAAAAAACCTCACATGCACCCAGTTGGTCACGGTGAGCGCTCAGGCGTTCCAATCGAGCCGATGATCTCAAAACAATGGTTCGTAAACGTTACAGACATGAGCCGTCGTGCAGTTGAAGCTGTTGAAAACGGCAATATGAAATTCTACCCAAAAGAATGGGAAAACACTTATTACTCTTGGCTAAGAAACCCTAAAGACTGGTGTATCTCACGCCAACTTTGGTGGGGACACCAGATCCCGGTTTTCTACTGCGACAACAATCACCAGTGGGCAAGCGAGCATGATGAAACTGAATGCCCGACTTGTAAGTCAAAAAATGTTCACCAGGACCCGGATGTTTTAGACACATGGTTCTCTTCAGGACTATGGCCAATGTCGACATTAGGATGGCCTGATCCAAAAGCAATGGAAGAGAAAAAGTTCTCTACCTTCTTCCCGACTTCAGTTTTAATTACTGGATACGATATTATCTTCTTCTGGGTTGCCCGCATGATGATGATGTCTCTTCAGACTCAAAACCAGGTTCCATTTAAAGACACTTATATCCACGCTATCGTTCGCGATAAACTGGGAAGAAAAATGTCTAAGTCACTTGGAAACGGGATTGACCCATTTGATATGATTGCTCAGTACGGAACAGACGCTTTCAGATTCACTCTGGCCGCTGGTTCTGGATACAACCGCAACATCAACCTGGACCCGGACAGAATCGGTGGGTACAGAAACTTTATTAACAAAGTTTGGAACGCTTTCCGTTTTATCTACCCTCACCTTCAGACTGGATCCGCAAAGATTAACGACATGTCGAAACTCGACCACCATGAAAGATGGATTTTAGCAGAGCTCAATACAACGGCTAAATTAATGAATGAGTCGATGGAAGTTTACCGCTATGACGACGCTTCAGCGGCCATTTATTCATTCGTTTACGATAAGTACTGTTCATGGTTCATCGAGCTTTCAAAAAACATTTTAAACGGTAGTGATGAGACTGCAAAAGCACGTAGAGTTTCAGTATTAAAGTTTGCCTTCAGAAAAATCCTGGCCCTGATGCACCCACTAACTCCATTCATCACTGAAGAACTGTGGTCATATTTGAAAGAAGCTAATGAAGACCTGCTGATTGCTCAGGAATACCCGGAATACGATGCTGCTCTTGAATTTAAAGAAGACCAGGATCAAATGAATAAGTTTGTTGAAGTTACTACGGCGATTAGAAATCTTCGCGCTAGTGTAAACATTAAACCAAAAGACGAAGTTAACGTTGAGTTATTCACTGACAATCAGGACCTGATCACTTACTTCAGAAATAACTTCATTAACTTCCAGGAACTGGCACGTGTAAAAGACCTTAAGGTTGGCAATAAGGAGCTTAACCGCCCCAACAAGTCGATCGTTAACGTTCTTACTCACACGGAAATCTTCCTGCCTCTAGATGGCGTTATTGACCTAACAGAGCAGATTTCTCGTTTGGAAAAAGAACTGACAAAAACAAAAGCTGATTACGCTAAATACGAAGCTAAGATGAAGAACGAAAACTTCATGAAAAATGCTCCAGAAAACGTAAGGGCCGAAGTTATACAGAACGAAAGAGAGCTTGGTGAGAAAATCGCAAGCTTAATGGAAAATATCGCTCAGTTCAAATCGTAA
- the hisS gene encoding histidine--tRNA ligase has translation MALNKQPYRGTRDFFPKSKRVQDYLFSVMTKTAESFGYESYEGPLLEEVDLYLAKSGEELINEQIYSFTDRGERHVAIRPEMTPTVARMVAQVHRESSKPLRWFSIPRMMRYEKPQRGRMREFWQLNCDIFGAPGRTGEVEILQVAIELFENYGATNKHFEIVLNDRAIVDAVFKRMMKADEKQTYRLYKIADKSKKVNEEAVKKMVAEVGLTPEAENIFYSYLQLKTFADVDSFLKKHNENEIADAFAEFIKLTDANGLNEYLVYDPSIVRGLDYYTGIVFEMFDKHPDNRRALCGGGAFANLLQIFNEDPLPGVGFGLGDVTLEDFLTVHGLLPNLDNPTNDVLVTFQEDNGLEASMNLAKAMRKKGLKVVTSLEALKFKKVFPTAEKKGVKFVTLMGSDEMAKGEIQLKNLATKEQHTFKITDLEEMLKIMKA, from the coding sequence ATGGCGCTTAATAAACAGCCCTACCGCGGAACCCGTGACTTTTTCCCAAAGTCTAAAAGGGTGCAGGACTATCTTTTCTCAGTCATGACTAAAACAGCAGAGAGCTTCGGTTACGAATCCTACGAAGGTCCACTTTTAGAAGAAGTCGATCTTTACCTGGCAAAGTCTGGCGAAGAGTTAATCAACGAACAAATCTACTCTTTCACTGATCGCGGTGAAAGACATGTGGCGATTCGTCCTGAGATGACTCCAACTGTTGCTCGTATGGTTGCTCAAGTTCACCGCGAGTCTAGTAAGCCTCTTCGTTGGTTCTCAATTCCAAGAATGATGAGATATGAAAAACCTCAGCGCGGAAGAATGCGCGAGTTCTGGCAATTAAACTGCGACATCTTCGGAGCTCCAGGAAGAACTGGTGAAGTTGAAATCCTTCAAGTCGCTATCGAGCTATTTGAAAACTACGGAGCAACTAATAAGCATTTTGAAATTGTTTTAAATGACCGTGCGATTGTCGACGCCGTCTTTAAGCGCATGATGAAAGCGGATGAAAAACAAACATACCGTCTTTATAAAATTGCTGATAAATCAAAAAAGGTAAACGAAGAAGCCGTAAAAAAAATGGTTGCTGAAGTTGGATTAACTCCAGAAGCTGAAAATATTTTTTACAGTTATCTACAATTAAAAACTTTTGCCGATGTCGATAGCTTCTTAAAAAAGCATAACGAAAACGAAATTGCCGATGCTTTTGCTGAGTTTATTAAACTTACAGATGCAAATGGCCTAAACGAATACTTAGTGTACGACCCAAGCATCGTCAGAGGTCTGGATTACTACACAGGAATCGTCTTTGAAATGTTCGACAAACACCCGGACAACCGCCGCGCTCTTTGTGGTGGGGGGGCCTTTGCGAACCTGCTTCAAATTTTTAACGAAGACCCACTTCCCGGAGTCGGTTTTGGTTTAGGAGATGTCACGCTGGAAGACTTCCTGACGGTGCACGGCCTTCTTCCCAACCTGGACAATCCAACCAACGATGTCCTGGTCACTTTCCAGGAAGACAACGGACTTGAAGCCTCAATGAATCTGGCCAAAGCGATGAGAAAAAAAGGTCTTAAAGTCGTCACAAGTTTAGAGGCGCTGAAGTTTAAGAAAGTCTTCCCGACTGCTGAGAAAAAAGGAGTCAAGTTCGTCACCCTTATGGGGTCTGACGAAATGGCAAAAGGAGAGATTCAATTAAAGAATCTCGCAACAAAAGAACAACACACTTTCAAGATCACTGACCTGGAAGAAATGTTAAAAATAATGAAGGCTTAA
- a CDS encoding heterodisulfide reductase-related iron-sulfur binding cluster: MGDVATLATREVMWNIPHSFKIVMYIMFLTSMGFLIKGFYDKLMFVTKGQGTDGLKGLLPEKLQWDRFLHTSLLTGKVPRFKYVGLFHSLIFYGFFILWIATDIVAVHADTPFKIYKGNVYIIVSFLADVAGIMILAGLAIAYHRRYIKRPAYLSATKPQQELFMYWMLIGLVVLGYMIEGLRILGTGMPINEATWSPVGWAIAHFFKAFSFNDSTLALFFRSLWMIHMINTMAFIASIGYTKFSHIFLLPFASLVTPVRRGAVLNPMNFENENAETFGLGKLSELTMKNNLDLLTCVECGRCTQVCPANLAGKILDPKKIITKTRDLAFETQAKGEKDAEIWGDNPIFQSNELDACTTCGACMEECPANIEHVNIIMEAKRYKALTLGDIPPAAADAVNKIKNQGNPWGIAQHDRFKWADGLDVPVIEAGKKVDYLYYVGCAGSYDGSNQKVVKDTVAMLKKAGVSFAVMGKTEKCNGDPIRRFGDEYSFYEIAIENIANMRQYEFGKVVTHCPHCLHTIGKEYAKFEDGAFETVHHTELLAELIDKGKLFPEKAINEELTFHDPCYLGRHHGQYNAPRAILNSIQGLKIKEMERSKDKALCCGMGGGNMWYELPEGEHIANNRLKDIGEKEVNKLATACSYCMINFNSSKAHVKETENLEVEDIASILAKSVL; the protein is encoded by the coding sequence ATGGGAGATGTTGCAACACTCGCCACCAGAGAAGTCATGTGGAATATTCCACACTCATTTAAAATCGTCATGTACATCATGTTCCTGACATCCATGGGTTTTTTAATCAAAGGTTTTTATGACAAGTTGATGTTTGTCACCAAGGGCCAGGGAACAGATGGACTAAAAGGTCTCTTACCTGAAAAACTTCAGTGGGACAGATTTCTTCACACTTCTCTACTCACTGGAAAAGTTCCTCGTTTTAAATACGTTGGTCTTTTTCACAGTTTGATCTTCTACGGATTTTTTATTCTATGGATTGCAACAGACATTGTCGCGGTTCACGCCGACACTCCTTTTAAAATTTATAAAGGAAATGTTTATATTATTGTTTCTTTCCTTGCTGATGTTGCCGGGATTATGATCTTAGCTGGTCTTGCCATCGCTTACCACCGCCGTTACATCAAGCGCCCGGCCTACTTATCTGCAACAAAACCACAACAAGAACTTTTCATGTACTGGATGCTGATTGGTCTGGTTGTTCTTGGATACATGATTGAAGGTCTGCGTATTCTTGGAACAGGAATGCCGATCAACGAAGCAACTTGGTCACCTGTTGGATGGGCCATCGCTCACTTCTTTAAAGCTTTCTCTTTCAATGACTCAACTCTAGCTCTTTTCTTTAGATCGCTTTGGATGATCCACATGATCAACACAATGGCGTTCATTGCAAGTATTGGTTACACAAAGTTTTCACATATCTTCCTTCTTCCTTTTGCTTCTCTGGTTACTCCAGTTAGGCGCGGAGCTGTTTTAAACCCAATGAACTTTGAAAATGAAAACGCAGAAACATTTGGGTTAGGAAAACTTTCTGAACTAACGATGAAAAACAACCTGGATCTTCTGACTTGTGTTGAGTGTGGACGTTGCACGCAAGTGTGTCCTGCGAACCTTGCTGGAAAAATCCTGGACCCGAAAAAAATCATCACTAAAACTCGCGATCTTGCTTTTGAAACTCAGGCCAAAGGCGAAAAAGACGCTGAGATCTGGGGCGACAATCCTATTTTCCAATCAAATGAACTTGATGCTTGTACGACTTGTGGTGCCTGTATGGAAGAGTGTCCGGCAAACATCGAACACGTCAACATCATCATGGAAGCTAAACGCTACAAAGCGCTGACTCTTGGAGACATTCCTCCAGCGGCCGCGGATGCTGTAAACAAAATCAAAAATCAAGGGAACCCTTGGGGGATTGCTCAACACGATCGCTTTAAATGGGCAGACGGACTTGATGTACCAGTGATTGAAGCTGGTAAAAAAGTAGATTACCTATACTACGTTGGCTGTGCTGGTTCATACGATGGCTCTAACCAAAAAGTAGTTAAAGATACGGTGGCGATGCTTAAAAAAGCAGGCGTGAGTTTCGCAGTTATGGGGAAAACTGAAAAATGTAACGGTGACCCTATTAGAAGATTTGGTGACGAGTATTCTTTCTACGAAATCGCCATTGAAAATATCGCCAACATGAGACAATACGAGTTCGGTAAAGTTGTTACTCACTGCCCTCACTGTCTACACACGATTGGAAAAGAATACGCTAAGTTTGAAGATGGTGCGTTTGAAACTGTTCACCACACTGAACTTCTGGCCGAACTGATTGACAAAGGTAAGCTATTTCCTGAAAAAGCGATCAACGAAGAACTTACATTCCACGATCCATGTTATTTAGGCCGCCACCATGGTCAATACAATGCTCCTCGTGCGATCTTAAACTCTATTCAGGGTCTGAAGATTAAAGAAATGGAGAGAAGCAAAGACAAGGCCCTATGCTGTGGTATGGGTGGTGGAAATATGTGGTACGAGCTTCCAGAAGGCGAGCATATTGCAAATAACCGACTTAAAGACATTGGTGAAAAAGAAGTTAACAAATTGGCTACGGCCTGTTCTTATTGTATGATTAACTTTAATTCATCGAAAGCTCACGTTAAGGAAACGGAAAACCTTGAAGTTGAAGATATCGCATCTATTCTGGCAAAATCAGTTTTATAA